The nucleotide sequence GAAAAATTAAAAAAATATGATATGACTGTTTTCATAACACCTGAAAATCAGAGTATAAAATCTTTTTCTAATGAGATTAGTACAAATGACCCTCTTACAATATATAGATTTGTGCGTGATGAAATTAAGTACGAAGAGGATTATCTAACTTACGATTATAGATTCGAATATTGGCAATTACCAGAAGAAACACTTAATTTAAGAACTGGTGACTGTGAAGATCAAGCTATTTTATTGTGCACTTTATTGAGGGCAAAAGGCTATAGTCCAGAAGATGTAAAAGTAGTATTTGGACTCACGTCATCGAATACGGGCCATGCATGGGTAGAGCTTTTTTATCAAGGGAACTGGGTTGTTTTCGACCCAACTAGTAGTGCAAGTGACTATATCGAAAAAACAAGATATTACTCATTAATCAATGCAAGCTACAAAGGCTCTTTTAATGATTTATATTATGAAATAATAGAGTGATTACTCTATTACAATCAAAGCATCTACAGCCACAGCACCTTTTTCGGAAACAAATACGGGATTTAAATCAAGTTCTTTTACTTCTGGAAAATCAGAAACAAATTTTGATACTTTAAGCATAATGTCCACTAGTGCATCTATATCTGATGGTTTCTCTCCCCTGACCCCACAAAGCATCTGATGTGATCTAATCTCAGAAATCATTTCGTATGCATCTTCCTTTTCTATAGGGATAATCCTAAATGATACGTCTTTTAATACTTCAACAAAGATACCACCAAGTCCAAACATGAGGACATGGCCGAATTGATTGTCTTTAGAAACTCCTATAATAACTTCTCTTTGCTTTGGCATCATGTGCTGGACTATTACACCTCTTATGTCTGCATCAGGCTTAAAGTTCTTTGAGTTCTGTATTACCTTCCTATATCCTTCTAAAATATCCTCTGCTTTTGATAAATTCAAAAATACTGCACCTGCATCGGTCTTGTGTTGGATATCGGGTGACGCAATTTTTAGTACTACCGGATACTCTACTTTTCTTGCAATCTTTAGTACTTCTTCTTCAGAAGTTGCAATTCCTTCTTTTGGTACTTTTATCCCATAAGCTTTCATTATTTCCTTAGCTTCATGTTCCATCAAAGAATTTCTTCCTTCAGATTTTACAAATTCCAATATTTTCCTTACGCTCTCTATGGATATCACCTCGAACTATTGCATGATTAACTAAGGCGTATGCTGCTCTAGCTGCTCTCTCAGGAGAAGGATAAACTGCAAGTCCACCTTCTTCCAATTTTCTAAGACATGGAGTTATGATTTCTCCTCCTGCTGCCAGAATAATAATGGGTTTATCAGAATTCTTTTTAATATTGAGGATTATGTCTGCAGAATCTAAGGAAAGTGTTGGAACCTGAAGTAACAAAATAACTACGATTAAACCTACGTCTTTATCTTCCATAAGGGCTTTTAGAGCAATTTCATAACGTTCTTTATCTGCATCTCCAACTAAGTCCATTGGATTTGAAACAACTACTCTTTCGGGAAACTGGGTCTTTAGCTTTTCTACTGTGTCTTCACCCAAATTGGCAAGTCTAAGTCCATTCATTTCTAATGCATCTGCGGTCATTACCCCTAGTCCACCGGCATTAGTCAAAATTGCAACCCCATCACTCTTAGGATAAACCTGTTTTTCTAGAGCTTTTGCCATGTCAAAAAGTTCTTCAAAATTACTTGCCCTTATTATGTGAGATTGTTTAAATGCAGAGTCATATATTATATCCTCTCCTGCAAGGCTTCCAGTATGACTTGAAGCGGCTTTAGCTCCAGATTTAGTTTTGCCGGATTTCAATGCAAGAATAGGAACTTTTTTTGAGGCCCTTTTTGCAGATTCCATAAATCTAAGACCACGACGTATACCTTCAATATACAAACAAATAACTTTTGAGGTTTCATCATCATATAAATAGTCAATAAGGTCGGCTTCATTGACATCTATTTTATTTCCATAGCTTACAACTTTTGATATTCCAATTCTTTCCTTACTTGTCCAGTCCAATATAAGTCCTGCAAATGCCCCGCTCTGTGAAATAAAAGAAATATTACCTTTTTGGGGGAAAGAAATTTTCTCCTTTGATAAAAATACTGTATTTACGCCAGAAAAATTATCATAAATTCCTATACAATTTGGGCCTATTATTCTAATGCCATATTTATTAGATATCTCTAATAGATTAGCTTCCCTCTCTTTTTCTCCAATTTCTGAAAAGCCTCCAGAAACTATAACTACTCCCTTTACACCTTTTTTACCACATTCCTCTAAAACGTCAGCAACATATTGTGCTGGAATGGCTATAACTGCCATTTCAATAGTTTTGGGCACGTCAAGTATACTCTTGTAACTAGGTTTGCCAAAAATAGGTTTTTGTTTAATATTTATTGGGTATAGTTCTCCGGGAAAATCTTCAAGGAGATTTTTCATTATTTCATAACCCACACTCCCAACTGTATCTGAAGCGCCTATGACGGCTATAGAAGAAGGATTAAAAAAGAAATCTAAGTCTTTCATATTTTCACAAACTTCTATGGTATTAGCTAATTTAAATATATTTTGTAAAATCTATATTTTTATCAATTCATCTTTTAATATAGATCTAGTCCTGCCCACAGTTTCTGGGTTAATAGAGTCCCCAAATATATCGTTGAATATCCTATAATATAATAGTTCTTCTTTTGATCTTAAAATTGTATTTTTTCCTATATTTTTTTCTTTGTCGAATTCCTTATTCGATATCTGATTCTCTGCATGATTTGCCATCAAATCTTTTGACCCGGCACCATGAGAGAATTTTTCTTTTGGCCTATGAATTTTCATACGGCAGCATATCTTTGAATGCTTCTCTTAAAATATATTTTTCAACTCTTTTTTTGTGATGTAATTTCCAGGTTACAGGGATCCCTAATGAAGTTTCAATAACATTTTTGTCCAGAAAAGGTACTCTTGCTTCTAAACTAAATGCCATGGTCATCCTATCGGTACGTTGAAGATTTGTGTTATGTAGGTTAGATATCAGATTATATAATTCACTTTGAAATTCATACGGATTAGATATTTCTGACATGTATTTATATCCACCAAACAATTCATCTGCGCCCTCACCAGTTAATATTACTTTAACATATTTTGAAGCCAGCTTTGCTAGAAAATAATTTGGGACTGCGCTTCGAATTAATGCAGCATCAAAAGACTCCAAGTGCTTTATCACTGTAGGGAGGGCTTTTAGAATATCTTCAGCATCATATAAATAAGTATGATGATTAGTATCCAAATATTCAGAAACCATTAAGGATAATTCCAAATCTTTACATCCAAGTGTACCCACAGCAAAAGTATCCAAAGGATCTTTTTGCTCTCTTGCTAGGGCCGTTATAATACTACTATCAAGCCCACCACTTAAAGCAACGCCAAGTGGAACATTTTCATCTACAATCAATCTTAAGTTAACAGCCTTTTTTAGAGAGTCTTTTATTTTAATTAAATCTTCCTCCAAAAATGGATCTGTTTTTAGATTTGGTATTAATGAATTAGAGAAATCATAATATTTTTTGAATCCAAAGTTGGAATGCCAATATGTTCCACTAGGGAATTCAATAATTCTCCCGCCTAAACCTGATAGGGCTTTAATCTCTGAAGCAAAATAAATTGTGTCTTCATTTATTATATAATACAAAGGTTTAATCCCAATAGGATCCCTTGCCAAAAATAAGCTATTTTTGTTAATTATAGCAAATGAAAACATACCATTAAATTTGTTCACGATTTCTGGGCCATACTTTAAATAAAGTCTTAAAATTGTTTCTGTGTCCGAATCGGTTGAAAATTCCTCATCTGTGAGTGAACGAAGATTCTGATGATTGTATATCTCTCCATTAAAAACTATTAAATGATCTTTATATTCCATTGGTTGTATCCCAGAATCAACATCAATAATGGCAAGCCTGCAGTGTCCATAGACGCCCATTTCAGATTCAATAATATTGTTGTCGTCTGGCCCTCTATGAAGAATTTTAAATAATCCTTTTGATACACTATTCTTATCTTTGCTAGGAAAGCTTCCAATAAAACCACACATTATGCTCCCTCCTAAAGAATAAAATTAGTAAATAAAATCTTTAGGAATCTTCTTCTAGAGAATCTTTTGGGAGGGCCTTTAAATAATTAACTATTTTTAAAAATAAATAGAAAAGATTATTCAAGAAGATTTGATGATTTCTTCTATCTTTTCTTTTACGATTTTATTAATTAAACTACCATCTACTTTTCCCCTAAATTCCTTCATGCATAAACCCATTAGTGGAGAAATAGCACGGTCTCCTTTTTCTATTATGAAATCTCTTTTCTCTAGGATAATTTTCTCAATTGCAGATTCAACGTCAGAAGAATTGTTCTCTGAAGAGAACTCTGATAAGACTTTTTCAATATCTTCTCCTTTTGAAACTCTCTTCAAAACCTCTTCAATCCCTTCTTTTGCTATAATCCCTTTTGATACTTTTTCAAAGAGTAAGTATAGGATTTCATCATCTGTTACATATCCTTCTTCTCTTTCTAGATTTTTTGAAAGATCTAAAGCTTTTATAAATATAGTAGATTTTATATCAAGGGAAGATGAAACTTTTTCAAAAAGTTCAGGGCCTTCATAAACTATTCTTTCCGCCTCTTCCTTCTTAAGCCCATATTTGTCGATAAATCTGTTAACCTTCTCATCAAAAGTTTCAGGCAGATTAATTTTAATTTTTTCTATTAATTCTGATTGAATAGAAAATGGAGGGATATCGGTTTCAGGATACATCCTTGCCCTTCCTGGAAGTGGACGAGAATATTTTGAATTCCCATCTTCTAATGCATCCCTTGTTTCATTGGGAACTTCAGAAAATGCCTTTTTGCACCTCTCAAAGACTTCTTCTAAAGCCTTATAGCATATGTTCTCCTTCCCAGTTACGATAACAAAAGAATCCATTTCTTCAATCTTAAGTTTTGTTTTTACTTTAGTTACTTCATCTATTGTTATTCCATAGTTTGGAAGTTCATCTATATGGAATAGTCCAGAGAGTCCATATGTTTTCACATGATCCGCTAGTTCTGTTCCAAATCTTCGCCCTTTTTGAATTTCATTTCCAAGAATTCCTCTGAAATTTTTCAATTTTATTGCATAGACTCCTCCATTCTTTTTGATGGAACTAGCAATTATCTTAGATGAAGTATTATTAAAAATATCAGTAAGTTCAGTGACCTTAAACTCAAGATCTTTTTCAGATCCTCTTTTATACAATTCTTTCTTAATTTCAACGAGATTGATCTGTCTTTCAATTTCTCTTTCAATCCATAAAGGTATCATTTCTAGTTTTTGGACTCCTTTTAGTTCAACTCTTCCACCTTCTCT is from Methanofastidiosum sp. and encodes:
- the gatE gene encoding Glu-tRNA(Gln) amidotransferase subunit GatE, translated to MRMDYKELGLRVGLEIHQQLNTKRKLFCDCPTVLRTDDPFDTIERKLRPTPSEIGEVDVAALKEYMRGKTYIYQYYDTNCLVELDEEPPHLVSEEAKVIGVEVSLLLNSNIVEEIQVMRKTVLDGSNTSAFQRTMLISTDGYIETKEGPVSILTVCLEEDAARLISQDDTTKTFRLDRLGIPLVEIATGPDISNPEQAKEAAYILGQILRATGKVKRGLGTIRQDLNVSIREGGRVELKGVQKLEMIPLWIEREIERQINLVEIKKELYKRGSEKDLEFKVTELTDIFNNTSSKIIASSIKKNGGVYAIKLKNFRGILGNEIQKGRRFGTELADHVKTYGLSGLFHIDELPNYGITIDEVTKVKTKLKIEEMDSFVIVTGKENICYKALEEVFERCKKAFSEVPNETRDALEDGNSKYSRPLPGRARMYPETDIPPFSIQSELIEKIKINLPETFDEKVNRFIDKYGLKKEEAERIVYEGPELFEKVSSSLDIKSTIFIKALDLSKNLEREEGYVTDDEILYLLFEKVSKGIIAKEGIEEVLKRVSKGEDIEKVLSEFSSENNSSDVESAIEKIILEKRDFIIEKGDRAISPLMGLCMKEFRGKVDGSLINKIVKEKIEEIIKSS
- a CDS encoding CoA-binding protein, which produces MKDLDFFFNPSSIAVIGASDTVGSVGYEIMKNLLEDFPGELYPINIKQKPIFGKPSYKSILDVPKTIEMAVIAIPAQYVADVLEECGKKGVKGVVIVSGGFSEIGEKEREANLLEISNKYGIRIIGPNCIGIYDNFSGVNTVFLSKEKISFPQKGNISFISQSGAFAGLILDWTSKERIGISKVVSYGNKIDVNEADLIDYLYDDETSKVICLYIEGIRRGLRFMESAKRASKKVPILALKSGKTKSGAKAASSHTGSLAGEDIIYDSAFKQSHIIRASNFEELFDMAKALEKQVYPKSDGVAILTNAGGLGVMTADALEMNGLRLANLGEDTVEKLKTQFPERVVVSNPMDLVGDADKERYEIALKALMEDKDVGLIVVILLLQVPTLSLDSADIILNIKKNSDKPIIILAAGGEIITPCLRKLEEGGLAVYPSPERAARAAYALVNHAIVRGDIHRERKENIGICKI
- the asnB gene encoding asparagine synthase (glutamine-hydrolyzing) produces the protein MCGFIGSFPSKDKNSVSKGLFKILHRGPDDNNIIESEMGVYGHCRLAIIDVDSGIQPMEYKDHLIVFNGEIYNHQNLRSLTDEEFSTDSDTETILRLYLKYGPEIVNKFNGMFSFAIINKNSLFLARDPIGIKPLYYIINEDTIYFASEIKALSGLGGRIIEFPSGTYWHSNFGFKKYYDFSNSLIPNLKTDPFLEEDLIKIKDSLKKAVNLRLIVDENVPLGVALSGGLDSSIITALAREQKDPLDTFAVGTLGCKDLELSLMVSEYLDTNHHTYLYDAEDILKALPTVIKHLESFDAALIRSAVPNYFLAKLASKYVKVILTGEGADELFGGYKYMSEISNPYEFQSELYNLISNLHNTNLQRTDRMTMAFSLEARVPFLDKNVIETSLGIPVTWKLHHKKRVEKYILREAFKDMLPYENS
- a CDS encoding acetate--CoA ligase family protein codes for the protein MISIESVRKILEFVKSEGRNSLMEHEAKEIMKAYGIKVPKEGIATSEEEVLKIARKVEYPVVLKIASPDIQHKTDAGAVFLNLSKAEDILEGYRKVIQNSKNFKPDADIRGVIVQHMMPKQREVIIGVSKDNQFGHVLMFGLGGIFVEVLKDVSFRIIPIEKEDAYEMISEIRSHQMLCGVRGEKPSDIDALVDIMLKVSKFVSDFPEVKELDLNPVFVSEKGAVAVDALIVIE